Proteins from a genomic interval of uncultured Methanocorpusculum sp.:
- the nikR gene encoding nickel-responsive transcriptional regulator NikR produces the protein MVGESDLSRIGISLPENLLNKFDDIIGKRGYSSRSEGIRDAIRSYITYYEWMNDVSGERQGVITMVYDHDHRGLMEAITEIQHANRQIVQSTIHSHVSDERCLEVILVRGQGEQLKQLAERLMSLKGVDSVKLTTIKVDRNLY, from the coding sequence ATGGTCGGAGAATCGGATCTATCACGCATTGGTATATCACTGCCTGAAAATCTTCTGAATAAATTTGATGATATCATCGGGAAACGGGGATACTCTTCGAGGTCCGAGGGGATCCGTGATGCTATCCGTTCCTATATCACCTATTACGAATGGATGAACGACGTCTCGGGCGAGCGTCAGGGCGTCATAACCATGGTTTATGATCACGATCACCGTGGACTTATGGAAGCGATCACGGAGATCCAGCACGCAAACCGTCAGATCGTTCAGTCGACGATCCACTCGCACGTCAGCGATGAACGGTGTCTCGAGGTCATTTTGGTTCGTGGACAAGGCGAGCAGCTCAAACAGCTCGCGGAACGTCTGATGTCTTTGAAAGGTGTCGATTCGGTCAAACTGACGACGATCAAGGTCGACCGAAATTTATATTAA
- a CDS encoding methyltransferase domain-containing protein has product MNDEKIKQEIPNAWNQESDFYDSHVSHGMKSNEEKKLWIEAFSTKIPHDTPLQVLDVGCGTGAMGLIFAEMGHTVEGIDLSEGMMDVGRKKAAEMHLAMNFSSGDAEHPPFDDGVFDVVVNRHLLWTLPNPDTAISSWFRVLKPNGTLMVIDGVWDDGFRLNTVKKKISHKIASLVEAHPHGGKSRYSDEVSSYLPNKGGTSEEKATAYFENAGFTDITVVNLDAITDEQRKYFSWYMKIAPKGTYYLISGKKPEAT; this is encoded by the coding sequence ATGAATGATGAAAAAATTAAACAGGAAATTCCAAATGCATGGAACCAGGAGTCAGATTTCTACGACTCCCACGTATCGCACGGAATGAAATCAAATGAAGAGAAAAAGTTGTGGATAGAGGCTTTTTCGACAAAAATCCCACATGACACACCTCTTCAGGTTCTCGATGTCGGATGCGGAACAGGTGCCATGGGCCTGATTTTTGCTGAGATGGGACATACGGTTGAAGGAATTGATTTATCGGAAGGGATGATGGATGTCGGCAGAAAAAAAGCAGCCGAGATGCACCTTGCGATGAACTTTTCATCGGGTGATGCAGAGCATCCTCCGTTCGATGACGGGGTATTTGACGTGGTTGTAAATCGTCATCTGCTCTGGACGCTTCCAAATCCCGACACGGCCATTTCAAGCTGGTTCCGCGTTCTCAAACCGAATGGAACCTTAATGGTAATCGACGGAGTCTGGGATGACGGTTTCAGACTGAATACCGTAAAAAAGAAGATATCGCACAAAATTGCATCGTTAGTCGAGGCTCATCCGCATGGAGGAAAGAGCCGTTACAGTGATGAGGTGTCGTCTTATCTCCCGAACAAAGGAGGGACATCGGAAGAAAAGGCGACAGCATACTTTGAAAATGCCGGATTTACCGATATTACCGTCGTCAATTTGGATGCAATTACCGATGAACAGAGAAAGTATTTCAGCTGGTATATGAAGATCGCGCCAAAGGGCACCTATTACCTGATCTCGGGAAAAAAACCTGAAGCCACGTGA
- a CDS encoding nitrogenase component 1, translating into MQETISESRMAGCTLTGALSVACFIPGVVTVVHAPKGCAHQTFSMLHAMMNEAETKIVPEILVSGLSDKDVIFGGEDCLRQALDRAAAKDPELIIVVTSCVPETIGDDCLAVCREHACANRTIYIPTSGFLGGSAKDGENAALIGLSKLAEPADPIPGTVAVIGEKNLESEVEENFAEVSRLLDLLGLSVSVRFCRNANVAELQKLGTACCFIVRDGRSAHAGRELGKRFGRPVISEFPRGLSGSIAFLQETGKAAGVSQEKIEEAILKETEHQKKMLAKFSDLAGREVCLGVEPFEGTLAVAKEALERLGMAESPTGIKVRLPFYLPVGVSGTVKMLYLWRRTILHG; encoded by the coding sequence TTGCAAGAAACTATCTCTGAATCACGGATGGCCGGGTGCACCCTTACGGGGGCCCTTTCCGTCGCCTGTTTTATCCCCGGGGTAGTAACGGTAGTGCATGCTCCAAAAGGCTGTGCCCACCAGACGTTTTCCATGCTCCATGCGATGATGAACGAAGCGGAGACGAAAATCGTCCCGGAGATCCTTGTCTCGGGACTTTCCGACAAAGACGTCATCTTTGGTGGAGAGGATTGTCTCAGACAGGCTCTCGACCGGGCAGCAGCAAAGGATCCGGAGCTGATCATCGTTGTGACCTCCTGTGTTCCAGAAACGATCGGGGACGACTGTCTGGCCGTCTGCAGGGAACATGCATGTGCGAACCGGACCATCTATATTCCAACGTCCGGGTTTCTTGGCGGAAGTGCAAAGGACGGCGAGAATGCTGCACTAATCGGCCTTTCAAAGCTTGCAGAACCGGCGGATCCGATCCCCGGAACCGTGGCAGTGATCGGTGAAAAAAATCTGGAGTCGGAGGTTGAGGAGAATTTCGCCGAGGTAAGCCGGCTTCTTGATCTCCTGGGCCTGAGCGTTTCAGTCAGATTCTGCAGAAATGCCAACGTCGCAGAACTTCAAAAACTTGGAACGGCTTGCTGTTTTATTGTACGCGACGGAAGATCGGCACATGCGGGAAGAGAACTTGGAAAGAGATTTGGCCGACCGGTAATCAGCGAATTTCCACGGGGACTTTCCGGATCGATCGCATTTCTGCAGGAGACAGGAAAAGCTGCCGGTGTTTCCCAAGAAAAAATCGAAGAGGCGATCTTGAAAGAGACCGAACACCAGAAAAAGATGCTTGCGAAATTTTCGGATCTTGCCGGACGCGAGGTCTGCCTTGGGGTCGAACCTTTCGAAGGAACACTCGCCGTGGCAAAAGAGGCGCTCGAAAGACTTGGGATGGCCGAATCACCGACAGGAATCAAGGTCAGGCTTCCGTTCTATCTGCCGGTCGGTGTTTCCGGGACCGTGAAGATGCTCTATCTTTGGAGGAGGACGATCCTGCATGGATGA
- the cfbC gene encoding Ni-sirohydrochlorin a,c-diamide reductive cyclase ATP-dependent reductase subunit, which yields MRQIALYGKGGIGKSTTSANLSAAFSEMDLDVMQIGCDPKHDSTRMLMHGRWIPTVLEQMYDHKKIESEDIIYQGFGDIRCVEAGGPEPGIGCAGRGIIATFQLLEKMDALYGDVVVYDVLGDVVCGGFAMPMRDGYAQEVYLVTSGELMSLYAANNICKAIARISERSTAKCRLGGVICNAKNMDNERELVEEFAKRIGSRLVCYIPRSKSVRAAEVNCMTVIEHDPTSTQAAIYRDCAKTILENTDLRIPTPLALEELEELARNYL from the coding sequence ATGAGACAGATCGCCCTCTATGGAAAGGGAGGTATTGGAAAATCCACTACATCGGCAAATCTTTCGGCGGCATTTTCGGAAATGGACCTGGATGTTATGCAGATCGGCTGCGATCCAAAGCATGACAGCACACGGATGCTCATGCACGGACGCTGGATCCCAACCGTTCTTGAGCAGATGTACGATCATAAGAAGATCGAAAGCGAAGACATCATCTATCAGGGATTTGGGGACATCCGCTGTGTCGAGGCAGGGGGACCCGAGCCAGGGATCGGGTGTGCAGGCAGGGGAATCATCGCAACATTCCAGCTTTTGGAAAAGATGGATGCTCTCTACGGAGACGTTGTCGTATACGACGTTCTCGGGGACGTCGTCTGCGGGGGATTTGCGATGCCGATGCGTGACGGATATGCACAGGAGGTTTATCTCGTCACCAGCGGAGAACTGATGAGTCTCTATGCTGCGAACAATATCTGCAAAGCGATCGCGAGAATATCCGAACGAAGCACGGCAAAATGCCGGCTTGGGGGAGTGATCTGCAATGCAAAGAATATGGATAACGAACGCGAACTTGTCGAGGAGTTTGCAAAACGGATCGGATCACGCCTTGTCTGTTATATTCCCCGGAGCAAATCGGTCAGGGCAGCGGAGGTGAACTGTATGACGGTCATCGAACACGATCCAACGTCAACACAGGCGGCCATCTACCGGGACTGTGCCAAAACCATTCTGGAAAACACCGATCTTCGGATCCCGACCCCGCTTGCATTAGAGGAACTGGAAGAGCTTGCAAGAAACTATCTCTGA
- a CDS encoding transcriptional regulator produces the protein MSNDRLLQNVVSILLMTGYNVSERCEIRPRSFDLMTSKGENLLVIKVFSQIDSVNEDIAWDLDKIARHLHAVPLIIGERARDVALERGAIYLRYGINAVSSATLYDYLAEGELPLVYASPGGLYVNIDAERLRTLREEQSMSLGDLAHALGVSRRTISKYEGGMGTTLEMAMRLEEFFNDDIVMPIDLLHYTPAEEEHVPASLASGHNPESDAQPKRPEDHLRSIGINVQELRRALFHAFAMFENKTILTCYGSPQKTVQRAELVGNISQITGTHSLCVVSDYRKEKKIGKTLVIGEERLKNVEDGEDLLEMVTEEK, from the coding sequence ATGTCCAATGACAGGCTCCTCCAAAACGTGGTCAGTATCCTCCTGATGACAGGATACAATGTCTCGGAACGCTGCGAAATTCGCCCGAGAAGTTTCGACCTGATGACATCGAAAGGAGAGAATCTGCTGGTTATCAAAGTCTTTTCACAAATAGATAGTGTAAACGAAGATATTGCCTGGGACCTGGATAAGATCGCCCGGCATCTTCACGCAGTCCCCCTTATCATTGGGGAGCGCGCGCGTGATGTGGCTTTAGAGCGGGGAGCTATCTACCTTCGATACGGGATCAATGCGGTTTCTTCGGCGACCTTGTATGATTATCTTGCAGAGGGCGAACTCCCTCTCGTGTATGCTTCACCGGGGGGTCTGTACGTAAACATAGATGCCGAAAGACTTCGGACTCTGCGTGAAGAACAGTCGATGTCCCTAGGGGATCTCGCCCACGCACTTGGGGTCTCCAGACGGACGATCAGCAAATACGAAGGCGGAATGGGTACAACCCTTGAGATGGCGATGAGGCTTGAGGAGTTTTTCAACGACGATATCGTGATGCCGATCGATCTTCTGCATTACACGCCTGCCGAAGAGGAACATGTCCCGGCATCGCTTGCCTCCGGACACAATCCCGAATCCGATGCCCAGCCGAAACGGCCGGAAGATCATCTCAGATCAATCGGCATCAATGTTCAGGAACTGAGACGGGCACTGTTCCACGCCTTTGCAATGTTTGAAAACAAAACCATCCTTACCTGCTATGGATCGCCGCAGAAAACCGTGCAGCGTGCGGAACTTGTCGGAAACATCTCCCAGATCACCGGGACCCACTCACTGTGCGTGGTCTCCGACTACCGCAAGGAGAAGAAGATCGGTAAAACACTGGTGATCGGCGAAGAGCGTCTCAAGAACGTGGAGGACGGCGAGGATCTTCTTGAGATGGTCACCGAGGAAAAATAA
- a CDS encoding ATP-binding cassette domain-containing protein: MSEDVLLDVRDLKQYFHINKKLTINAVDDISFSIRRGEVFGIVGETGSGKSTVGRTIMGVNTLTDGEIYFKGKKISDKKNLQPEQGGHTEKYPDHFPGFNSCSQSTYDGGKNYC, translated from the coding sequence ATGAGTGAGGACGTTCTTCTTGACGTGAGGGATTTGAAACAATATTTCCACATAAACAAGAAACTCACAATCAACGCCGTGGATGACATTTCCTTTTCGATCAGAAGAGGAGAAGTCTTCGGCATTGTGGGCGAAACTGGTTCCGGCAAATCGACAGTCGGACGGACGATCATGGGTGTGAATACCTTAACGGACGGCGAGATTTATTTTAAAGGAAAGAAGATTTCCGATAAAAAAAATCTTCAACCAGAACAAGGCGGACATACAGAAAAATATCCAGATCATTTTCCAGGATTCAACAGCTGCTCTCAATCCACATATGACGGTGGAAAAAATTATTGCTGA
- a CDS encoding ABC transporter permease codes for MNLSDYPYLKKFGKNVVIFIITMFVLSIIVFVMARLAPGDPLQAFYGDALDTMSIEEMDAARIRLGLDGPIYYQYVKWLLLALGGDFGLSLQYKMPAMDVIAPLIGNTIILGLTAYILVFALAIVLAVICAKHEDTLLDKVICKIGTMSYFIPAFWLGLVLILIFSVNLNWFQSSGAYDYGQAGNIANRIWHMILPLTVMIFSHIWYYAYMIRNKLLDENRKDYVLLAKIKGLTKSEILWKHSLRNIAPTIVNLMAISIPHVLGGTVIAEAVFNYPGIGNMAISAAKYHDYNLLMLLVLITGSLVIITSMCAYMINEVIDPRMKDAGGTIWEK; via the coding sequence ATGAACTTGTCTGATTACCCATATTTGAAAAAATTTGGAAAAAATGTTGTTATATTCATTATAACGATGTTTGTACTGTCCATAATCGTCTTTGTCATGGCACGTTTGGCCCCGGGAGATCCATTGCAGGCATTCTACGGCGATGCGCTGGATACCATGAGCATCGAAGAAATGGATGCAGCACGCATAAGATTGGGTCTGGACGGACCCATATATTATCAGTATGTCAAATGGCTGCTCCTTGCCCTTGGGGGAGACTTCGGTCTGTCACTCCAGTATAAAATGCCGGCAATGGACGTCATTGCACCCCTTATCGGCAACACCATTATCCTCGGACTCACTGCATACATTCTCGTCTTCGCCCTCGCAATCGTACTCGCCGTCATCTGCGCAAAACATGAAGATACCCTTCTTGACAAAGTAATCTGCAAAATCGGGACAATGAGCTATTTTATACCTGCCTTCTGGCTGGGCCTCGTTCTCATCCTCATATTCAGTGTAAATCTAAACTGGTTCCAAAGCAGCGGAGCATACGATTATGGTCAGGCGGGAAACATCGCAAACAGAATCTGGCACATGATATTACCGCTCACGGTGATGATATTCTCCCATATCTGGTATTATGCATATATGATACGCAACAAACTGCTGGATGAAAACAGAAAAGACTACGTCCTGCTTGCAAAAATCAAAGGCCTGACGAAATCCGAGATCCTCTGGAAACATTCCCTCAGAAATATCGCACCGACAATTGTCAACCTCATGGCAATCTCGATTCCGCATGTATTAGGCGGGACCGTGATTGCAGAAGCAGTATTTAACTATCCGGGAATAGGAAACATGGCGATAAGCGCTGCAAAATATCACGACTATAATCTCCTCATGCTTCTTGTCCTCATCACGGGTTCACTTGTGATCATAACCAGTATGTGTGCATACATGATCAACGAAGTCATAGATCCCCGTATGAAAGACGCGGGAGGTACAATATGGGAGAAATAG
- a CDS encoding energy-coupling factor ABC transporter permease yields the protein MVLVIQALIFGDGGVLALGANIINMGVIAGFVGFYSYKGIKSVLPNVPVAVPAAIAAWLACVIAACCAAFEIAIIGAVPISVGLPTIFIYHAIIGIIEGVITAIVVTLIFTVRPELTGDTTKKAVPIKSFLVVGLVIALIIGGCAVLFASGDPDGLDSTLLVNGGVKEVFAPATGDEIIEAEDPIGWAAPMPDYALGDSVAGGIIALIIGIFAALVVILIAAKIVYASSTAGKSS from the coding sequence ATAGTTCTGGTTATCCAGGCACTCATCTTCGGTGACGGCGGTGTTCTGGCTCTTGGCGCAAACATCATCAACATGGGTGTTATCGCTGGATTCGTCGGATTCTACTCATACAAAGGAATCAAATCCGTTCTCCCGAACGTCCCGGTTGCAGTCCCTGCAGCTATAGCTGCGTGGCTTGCATGTGTTATCGCTGCGTGTTGTGCAGCCTTTGAAATCGCCATCATCGGTGCCGTTCCAATCTCAGTTGGTCTTCCAACAATTTTCATCTATCACGCGATCATCGGTATCATCGAAGGTGTCATAACCGCAATCGTGGTTACCCTGATATTTACCGTGCGCCCGGAACTGACCGGAGATACAACGAAAAAGGCCGTTCCAATCAAAAGTTTCCTGGTCGTAGGTCTTGTTATAGCACTTATTATCGGAGGTTGTGCAGTTCTGTTCGCATCAGGCGATCCAGATGGACTTGACAGCACACTGCTTGTGAACGGAGGCGTAAAGGAAGTCTTTGCTCCGGCAACGGGCGATGAGATTATTGAGGCTGAAGATCCGATCGGCTGGGCAGCACCTATGCCCGACTATGCACTTGGAGATAGTGTTGCCGGCGGAATCATAGCGTTGATTATAGGAATATTTGCAGCTCTTGTTGTGATCCTTATCGCAGCAAAGATCGTCTACGCTTCCTCCACAGCGGGGAAGAGTAGTTAA
- a CDS encoding energy-coupling factor ABC transporter permease — MPDFLFGYSGLGVPIGIVFWIIALVFIVLAINWARKNLDKSKIPILAVIAAGIFALQAFNLPTGFGVSGHLVGGALAAIILGSPFAAVFIRR, encoded by the coding sequence ATCCCTGATTTTCTGTTTGGCTATAGCGGACTTGGCGTCCCTATTGGTATCGTATTCTGGATAATTGCTCTTGTTTTTATTGTTCTCGCAATAAACTGGGCAAGGAAAAATCTCGACAAGTCGAAGATTCCAATCCTTGCAGTCATTGCAGCAGGCATTTTTGCCCTTCAGGCGTTCAATCTCCCGACCGGATTCGGCGTTTCCGGACATTTGGTCGGCGGTGCTCTTGCAGCCATCATTCTCGGATCTCCATTTGCAGCCGTCTTTATTAGGCGATAG
- a CDS encoding ABC transporter ATP-binding protein: MDSILDIEDLSVGFDTPDGEVQAVRGVSFSLKRGEILAVIGESGCGKSVLCQSILKLLPKNGHIKSGKILVDGIDITDFKEKDMKNIRGNLISMVFQDPLTTLNPTMPIGKQITEALLKHKKISKEEAKKRAIEMLELIGIDNPEQRYSLQPYFFSGGMRQRCVLAIALALEPMILFADEPTTALDVTVQAKIIDLLLDLRDKLGLSIVFISHDLGVVARIADRVAIMYAGKIVEIGNVDEIFYDPRHPYTWCLMQSHPTLAKEGEPLKCIPGIPPIMLNPPKGDMFAYRSRYAMKIDFEKMPPMFQVSPTHFAATWLLDEHAPKIDPPVSLKVGEAQAE, encoded by the coding sequence ATGGATTCTATTTTAGACATCGAGGATTTATCAGTCGGTTTTGACACGCCGGACGGAGAAGTTCAGGCTGTAAGAGGAGTGAGTTTTTCTCTGAAACGCGGGGAAATCTTGGCAGTAATCGGTGAATCCGGCTGCGGAAAATCTGTGCTCTGTCAGAGCATTTTGAAACTTCTTCCAAAAAACGGTCACATCAAATCCGGGAAAATACTCGTGGACGGGATTGATATCACCGATTTTAAAGAAAAAGACATGAAAAATATCAGAGGCAATCTCATCTCGATGGTTTTCCAGGATCCGCTGACTACTTTGAATCCTACAATGCCTATTGGAAAACAGATCACCGAAGCTCTTCTCAAACACAAAAAAATCAGTAAAGAAGAAGCAAAAAAGCGTGCGATAGAGATGCTTGAACTCATCGGAATTGATAATCCCGAGCAGAGATATTCCCTGCAGCCGTATTTCTTTTCCGGCGGCATGCGTCAGAGATGTGTTCTTGCCATTGCTCTTGCATTAGAGCCGATGATTCTCTTTGCCGATGAACCAACCACTGCTCTCGATGTGACGGTCCAGGCAAAAATCATCGACCTGCTCCTGGATCTTCGCGACAAACTCGGATTGTCAATTGTGTTTATCTCTCACGATCTGGGGGTTGTTGCAAGGATTGCAGACCGTGTTGCGATCATGTATGCAGGCAAAATTGTTGAGATAGGAAATGTCGATGAGATTTTCTACGATCCAAGACACCCCTATACATGGTGTCTTATGCAGTCGCACCCAACGCTTGCAAAAGAGGGCGAACCCCTGAAATGTATCCCGGGAATACCGCCGATCATGCTGAATCCTCCAAAAGGGGATATGTTTGCCTACAGAAGCAGATACGCAATGAAAATCGATTTCGAGAAAATGCCGCCTATGTTTCAGGTTTCACCCACGCATTTTGCTGCGACCTGGCTGCTTGACGAACATGCACCCAAAATCGACCCGCCGGTCTCTCTGAAGGTCGGGGAGGCACAGGCAGAATGA
- a CDS encoding nitrogenase component 1, whose product MDEGLCTNPVWPCAMTGACSVLAGFSGLNVLIHGSSGCYYYPRSLLKVPLFSTYLLESEIVFGTVDRLREVVNTLSTSKKPIAVLNTCIPALTGEDLSGAFSGQETIFIDAPGFLGNVEEGAKIAFERLGIETDASREGVNIDGVSLLDLFWRGNLHEAQRLLTEMGIPTALCLAKDSYENLRKGAALHTVSVNPSYPSGVGTMLGSFLFPDLKETCAKLADIFPNADIEPVLEEWKRADEQLFYSSDKYLRKYEPPVVAVCAQESYALFAKAMMERYFGSDVPVMLARNRDAESIPFETDLTKIAGQIAGSNPDLILGSTFEANACPNTAFLGITPPDRSRVSIAARPIAGIEGGIMFMENVLNTLIDSASSKQKK is encoded by the coding sequence ATGGATGAAGGGCTGTGCACTAATCCGGTCTGGCCGTGTGCCATGACCGGGGCCTGTTCGGTACTTGCAGGCTTTTCCGGGCTGAACGTGCTGATCCACGGATCTTCCGGCTGCTACTATTACCCCAGATCACTGCTGAAGGTTCCTTTGTTCAGCACGTATCTTCTGGAGTCTGAGATCGTGTTCGGCACGGTCGACCGATTGAGAGAGGTCGTGAACACTCTTTCGACGTCGAAGAAGCCGATCGCCGTTTTGAACACCTGTATCCCGGCACTCACCGGCGAAGATCTCTCAGGGGCATTTTCAGGCCAAGAGACGATCTTTATTGATGCACCCGGATTCCTCGGCAATGTCGAAGAGGGAGCAAAGATCGCCTTTGAACGGCTGGGGATCGAAACGGATGCATCGCGGGAAGGCGTGAACATCGACGGAGTCTCCCTTCTGGATCTATTCTGGCGGGGAAATCTGCACGAAGCACAACGGCTATTAACGGAAATGGGAATCCCGACCGCTCTATGTCTTGCAAAGGACAGTTATGAAAATCTGCGAAAAGGGGCAGCTTTGCACACCGTCTCGGTAAATCCTTCATACCCATCCGGAGTCGGAACGATGCTCGGCTCGTTTTTGTTCCCCGACCTGAAAGAGACCTGTGCGAAACTCGCGGATATATTTCCGAACGCTGATATCGAGCCGGTTCTCGAAGAGTGGAAGCGTGCCGATGAGCAGCTGTTCTACTCGAGCGACAAATATCTGCGAAAATATGAACCGCCGGTCGTTGCCGTCTGTGCCCAGGAAAGTTACGCTCTGTTTGCCAAAGCCATGATGGAGCGGTATTTCGGCTCGGATGTTCCGGTGATGCTTGCACGAAACCGGGATGCAGAAAGCATTCCCTTTGAAACCGATCTGACGAAGATCGCAGGGCAGATTGCCGGCAGTAATCCGGACCTCATCCTTGGATCCACATTCGAAGCAAACGCCTGTCCCAATACTGCATTCCTCGGCATAACGCCGCCTGACCGGAGCCGTGTCTCGATAGCGGCACGGCCGATTGCAGGAATCGAGGGCGGAATCATGTTCATGGAGAACGTGCTGAATACCCTGATAGATTCAGCTTCGTCAAAGCAGAAAAAGTGA
- a CDS encoding tRNA(Ile)(2)-agmatinylcytidine synthase translates to MLLGLDDTDSPDGMCTTYLGALIANELTHRGFTVTNHRLVRLNPNVIWKTRGNAGICIEIADGNPMDVFEIACEFVERFARFECEKTNPGVVVVESPPDSAFYYQALQRFCTIEETVERLEAIGALYKGYKNGRGLNGALAAVSSVLPDKTYECLAYRKAEVLGTPRVFAEEGFFTSEGQTAPHTWDTVDFIRREIVCIPHGKDPVLYGIRGESVEWVRKATGFLETEEPAFSQVWETNQGTDTHLLPLPTDGPVDGESYRFSGVVDSLPVTNRGGHVQFTIFSNGKSIQVFAFEPTKYFRNAVRELVIGDEITVCGSFQKGVLHLEKFRPTVLASQKSRSSPRCPVCGGRMTSAGKNKGYKCRECSGKVRDVPDVPDVPDQERTLQTKWYEVPPGSRRHLAKPAVRMKDDI, encoded by the coding sequence ATGCTGCTGGGCCTCGACGACACGGATTCACCGGACGGAATGTGCACCACATACCTTGGGGCACTGATAGCAAACGAGCTGACCCACCGTGGTTTTACGGTCACGAATCACCGTCTCGTCAGACTGAATCCAAACGTTATCTGGAAAACACGGGGCAATGCAGGTATCTGTATCGAGATCGCAGACGGCAACCCAATGGACGTTTTTGAGATCGCCTGCGAATTTGTGGAACGTTTTGCAAGATTCGAGTGCGAGAAAACGAATCCCGGCGTTGTTGTGGTCGAGTCTCCTCCGGATTCTGCATTTTATTACCAAGCTCTGCAGAGATTCTGCACGATCGAAGAGACGGTCGAACGGCTGGAAGCGATCGGCGCACTGTATAAAGGATACAAAAACGGGCGGGGACTGAACGGGGCTCTTGCTGCCGTATCGTCGGTCCTGCCGGACAAGACCTATGAGTGTCTTGCATATCGAAAGGCAGAGGTGCTTGGGACCCCGCGTGTTTTTGCAGAAGAGGGATTTTTTACCTCGGAAGGGCAGACGGCACCGCATACCTGGGATACGGTGGATTTTATTCGAAGAGAGATCGTCTGTATTCCCCACGGAAAAGATCCGGTTCTGTATGGCATACGTGGGGAGAGTGTGGAGTGGGTTAGAAAAGCGACAGGTTTTCTGGAGACTGAGGAGCCGGCGTTTTCGCAAGTATGGGAAACGAATCAGGGAACTGATACGCATCTCCTCCCGCTCCCGACCGATGGACCTGTAGACGGCGAATCCTACCGGTTTTCTGGCGTTGTCGATTCACTTCCGGTAACGAATCGCGGGGGCCATGTGCAGTTTACGATTTTCTCGAACGGCAAGAGTATCCAGGTGTTCGCATTTGAGCCAACCAAATATTTTCGAAATGCTGTTCGCGAACTTGTGATCGGTGACGAAATCACCGTCTGCGGAAGTTTTCAAAAAGGTGTCCTCCATCTGGAAAAGTTCAGGCCAACCGTTCTTGCATCGCAGAAAAGCCGATCATCTCCCCGTTGCCCGGTCTGTGGAGGAAGAATGACCTCAGCAGGAAAAAACAAAGGATACAAATGCCGGGAATGTTCAGGGAAAGTTCGGGATGTTCCGGATGTTCCGGATGTTCCGGATCAGGAACGAACTCTTCAAACGAAATGGTATGAAGTTCCGCCGGGATCGAGAAGGCATCTGGCAAAACCTGCCGTCAGAATGAAAGACGACATCTGA
- a CDS encoding ATP-binding cassette domain-containing protein, with amino-acid sequence MFQDSTAALNPHMTVEKIIAEPLVVNNIFKTKEEIAAAIDENLRLVGLSEPFKKRYPGEISGGQRQRVAIARSIAMKPDLIIADEPIASLDISIQAQIVTLLQNLQKERGFSIIFIAHDLSIIEFLSDRIAVMLKGKIVELADTKELFENPIHEYTRSLISAVPVPDPVYERNKTIIEYDTSRFDGSGRMTEVSKDHFVLI; translated from the coding sequence ATTTTCCAGGATTCAACAGCTGCTCTCAATCCACATATGACGGTGGAAAAAATTATTGCTGAACCTTTAGTTGTAAACAATATTTTCAAGACGAAAGAGGAAATTGCTGCCGCAATTGATGAAAATCTTCGGCTTGTCGGATTATCCGAGCCGTTTAAAAAGCGGTATCCGGGAGAGATATCCGGCGGACAGAGACAACGGGTAGCTATCGCACGAAGTATTGCTATGAAACCCGATCTGATCATTGCCGACGAACCAATTGCATCTCTTGATATTTCGATTCAGGCTCAGATTGTCACTCTACTTCAGAATCTGCAAAAGGAACGGGGATTTTCCATTATTTTTATTGCACACGACCTTTCCATCATCGAGTTTCTTTCAGACAGGATTGCAGTTATGTTGAAAGGAAAAATCGTGGAACTGGCAGATACAAAGGAATTGTTTGAAAATCCGATACATGAGTACACACGTTCTCTTATATCAGCTGTACCGGTTCCCGATCCGGTATATGAAAGAAACAAGACCATTATTGAATATGATACTTCAAGGTTTGACGGCAGCGGCAGGATGACTGAAGTCTCAAAAGATCATTTTGTTCTTATCTAA